AACATTTCAGGAAGCTTAGGACAGGCTAATTTGCCTACAGTAGTTTTACTGATAGCTTTTTCCATAGTGCTTCTTATTTATTTAAAAAAGAACAACTGGTTTGAGCTATACGGTTTTAGAAAAATAGGGAAGGCAGAGCTAACAAAGGCTCTATTCTTCGTTCCTATTTTAGCTACGGTTTTTCTTCATTATCTTAGAGGCATAAATAAAGAACTTGGGTTTAAGGGTTTTATTCTAGCCATTGCCTTGATGCTATGCGTTGGCTTTATTGAGGAAGTAGTGTTTAGAGGCTTTTTATACCAAGGCATTTTAAAGGAAAGCGGAATGAGAAGAGCAGTGCTTATTTCAGGAATAACCTTTGCAATAGGACATATTGTAAACCTGCTTAGGGGATATACCACTGCAGACCAGATAAATCAAGTTGTAATAGGAATATTCATTGGCATCACCCTTGCGCTTATTGTTGCTCTTACAAAAAGTATTCTGCCCTGTATACTTTACCACATATTGTTTAATATTAGCGGAACTATTACCTACAGCAATTTAAAGCTGGAGACCTATATGGTAGTAATAACCTCTGTGGTTTGTGTATTGTATTCAGTTTATATGCTAAAGGTATTTAATCTTAAGAAAGACTCTCAAAAAAATATGACTGTGTAGAGAAAAAGAGCCTGAGGGCTCTTTTTATTCTTGTATACAGTTAAGAGGTTTTCTTTTTTGTAAAAAGAATTGCTCTGTCCCAGATGATATCAAAAACATAGGGACCAACCATAGCTATCTGATCTAAATAAACTCTAAAGACTATGCGGGCATCCTTGTTATTATCAACTCCGTAGGCTTTTCCAAGAGGGTTTCCTGTGCTGTAGTGAATGATTACAACATTTTTTTCATCGGCTTTTCTTGCCATTTTATATACATAATAATATCCAGAGTTTTCATAGCCTTCAGGAAAATATTCTGCTGCGGAATTAGGAAATTGAACTGTACTAAAGGCTCCTGCAACACCATTGAAAAGTTCTACTCCATAGAAGCTTGCATTGGAATATATGGCTTTTCCGGTTTGCTTGTGATTGATGCCGTATACTATCACAAAATCATCATCGCTCGTGAATTTAAAATCCTCCGTTTTAAAATACACAGCATCTCTATTATCTCCATATACATTCATATCCCGCAGAATAGCATTATAATTATCGGGAATCCCAATGGTAAAATCCAAGTCCACAGGGTTGTATTCAGGAGTTCCATATTTTTTGATAATCTCACTTCTAAGGTAATCAAAGTCATTCCTGGAGTTTGGTACAACCTGGTACTCAGTTATACCTGTTTCCCTGATTTTAAGGGTTGGCACCGGCCATGGGTTTAGATTAGCAAGAGGGCTTTTAGGTGTAATTCGAAGTACTCTAAAGTACTTATCTATATTGTTAATGTACTCCTCGCCAATATTTTGATTAGCCCATAATGCAAATCTCATCATAAAAATAAAGGTGTCCTTTCCCTTTTCAAGCCCTAGATTCACTAGATTATCAGGAATGTTGTCATCGTTCATAATGTCGGGGCTATAACCAGCTGCCTTAAGTGCCTCACGCATTTCTTTGTTTATGTTCCTGTCTGCAGTACTTATTATGATTGTAAAACTGTTGTAAGGTTTTCCAGGAGCACCTTTTGGAGTATTATCAGTCCAGAGATTATAGTTGTTTAATTGATCGCCAAGACTTGCAAAAACCATGTGGTAAAAGCCTGTATAAGCATCGCCAGCAGTAATTTCATTGCTATAGTCTTTTTCTGGTTTGTTCTCTGCAAAGCCGAGATAGCTTCTAAAGCAATAATACAAGGCAGGAGGAGGAGTTATTCCTATTAGCACAACGGCCTCGTCAGGACGCAGCTTAGAGTTAATTCCAGGAGCTATATAATTTATATTTGCAGGATAATTATTGGAATTGTCAGGGCTATAACCTACTGGGGGATTCTGCCCTTCCGAAGGGGCTTGATTTGGGGCTGGGGGAAGCAAACAGGCTGCATAGGGAGCACCTACATTGTTGCCTAAACAAGAATCAACCTTGCCTTCACTGCACAGCTTTATTATGTCTATATAGCTTATTTTGCCTTCCTGAACAATAAAGCCTCTTTTGTTTAAGGTTGAAATAAAGTTACTTAAATTTGCAGCCTCATCCTCTGCATAATTAGTAGATTGTCTTAAGAGGTTAGGATTAAATATTGGATTATTAATGCAGTAAGGACAAGGATACATGTTACAGCTACTGCACATGGGGTAGGAGTCATGCATTGGAGAGTTAAAGTAATAGGGATTGATTTTATACATTTTCTTCTTTCCTTTCACAGACTTTATACCATAATATGTTAAGGAGTTAACGGAGGTGCGGTTAGATGACACAAATGAACTGATTGCAGTTTATTTTGAATTATATGTTAGGATTTAAACTTGAAAATTTTCTAATCAAATTCTAATGTTTCATTAATTATTGTCTAACTATTGCTACCTATAATAAAAGCATAAGGTTAAGGAAAACAAATAAATTATAGGAGAGAGGTAATAAAAAATGACAGTAAGAATGGAAAATATCGATGAACTTAGAAGAAGAACAAACGTAAGCTACGAGGCAGCAAAGGAAGCCCTTGAAAAATGCAATGATGATTTGCTGGAGGCAATTATTTATCTAGAGAAGAACAATATGGTTAAGTCAAATGCAGTTTGTGACAATAAGGAATCCTTATGGGATAAGTTTAAGAAGCTAGTTAAAAAAGGTAACAACACAAGATTTATAATTAGCAAGAGAGGTGCAAATATTTTAAGCATACCTGTTACGCTGGCAGTTATTATAACAATAATTGCTCCTTACGTAACATGCTTAGCCCTTCTAGTTGCTCTAGTTACAGGACACAGGGTAAGGTTTGAAGGCAAGGACATGGAGTTAGATAAAGTAAATCAAATGATGGATAAGGTAGCAGACAGTGTAGACTGTGCTAAGAGGAAGCTTAGCGAAGACAGCAATGCGGAGGGAACGAGATAATAAGAGCATCGTTTCTAATAAAATGATATAGGAAATGAAGAAATCAGCTAGAAAATGATCTAGCTGATTTTTTATTTCAGCAACCTCTCAAATCCTTAGCAGAGTAAAAAGTTAACTTTTTATATTTATAAATTTTTAAAAAGTTAAAAAGTTAACTTTTTATGCTGCGAGAAAAAGAGGACTCACAATAAAAATATTACTATCAACTAAGAGTTATAGGGTTTTAACTGTGAAACTTACCTTATACATAACTCAAAATAGTGAAGCTTCAATACTTTTTGAGCATGTATAAGGTAATAGTTGAACTTAAAACCCTATATAATGCAAAGTTGCTGACCTTTACCATTAGTTGTTATATAATGTAATTAATAGTGAAAAATAATTGAAGTTCATTCCAGATCAGAATAAAAGAAATCCTAGCAGAAAGGACAGGTGAGCGGGGGACTTGAGATTTATACAGAAACTACTTGGTCATTCTAGTTCTAAAACTATTGAAATATATACTCATGTTACTCAGAAAAGTATTTCCAATAACAAAGTTCTTTAAACAAGCTTAATGATAGTATAAATTTTGAGTTATGAAGGGGAGGAGATATTAAACTATAGTAATATTTCCCGACACGGACGTCGGGAATACCGATAAAGGTTGGTATATCCCGACAGTAATTGAAGGAATATTTAAGTTGAACTAAACCGCACTGAGTGCGGTGGTGAATCTGCAGCAACTTAAGATTTAGCATAAAACTAATAGAATGTTTTAAATGCTTAAATATGGAAATAACTTCTTTTGTATAAGAATCAAAAATCTTAATATAAAAGGAGTTTTTATTATGACAAAATTAAGAGAACAATTCAAAAGAGACCTGGAGCTTAAGGGCTTCAGCCCCAAAACCCAAGAATCGTATCTAAGACATATATCATTATTTGCCAAGCACTATAACAAGTCACCAGAGCTGCTAGGTACTGAAGAGATCAAAGCTTATCTCCATTATCTCATCGCAGAAAGGAACTTCAGCAAGTCTTATGTAAATCAGGTTTATAGTGGATTAAAATTTCTTTATGAGACTACCCTCAATAGACAATGGGATATGAAAAAAATACCGAGAGCAAAGAAAGGCTTACGTTACTTTCAGAAGGCAATCTTAAGATTCTAAGAGACTATTTTAAGTATTTTAGACCCATAGACTGGCTTTTCCCAGGAGCAGAGAAAGACAACCCTCTATCAACACGAAGTGTGGAAAAGATAATGGACAAGGCTGTCAAGAAGTCAGGAATAACAAGACCTGTAACGGTACATACATTAAGACATTATGTAGAGTCAAATATTATGGGGAGTACATAGTGTTTTTCATGTATTTTAAGGTGATTACACTAAAATCACTCACCATAATACTTAAAAGCTATTCTATTCGCATAAGCCATTCAACCACTTCATTAGATCTCCATCTTCCTCCCATCTTGGAATTTCATCGGGGACTAAATCAACATATGCATTTTCAATAGCCTTTCTTTTCATTTCACTGTCCGCTCTCGCGTATATCTCTGTTGTAGAGCAATCTGCATGCCCAAGAAAATCACGTATATATATGAGATTTACTCCTGATTGAAGCAAGTGCATGGCTTTTGCATGACGGAGCACGTGAGGAGTTATATGAAAATTAACTTTAAATAAAGATTTTTCCCTTGCCATCTCCACATACTTATTTAAAATATAGGAAACTCCCCATCTAGATAGCTTCTGGTTCTTTTGATTTGTGAAAAGGTAATTATCTGTCTTTGCAAGCCCAAAATGATACTTTTTTATTTTAAGGTATTTTTCAAGTAGTTCTGATGTCCCGCCCATTAAAGGAACCTGACGAATCTTATTGCCCTTACCGTGCAAGGTAATTACTGAGGGATCAGAAAGCCGTATATCTTTAATCCTAATTTCTGTGAGTTCTTGAACTCTTGCACCAGTATCGTACAAAACTGATAGAAGCACCATATCCCGAAATCCTTCGTAAGTAGATGAGTCAGGCTGCTGTAGCAGAATTCTTATTTCAGTACCCGTTAGGTACTGGACTAACCCTTTCTGACTTTTCTTGTTTGGAATAGAAAGGATTTTTTGTATTTCAAATAAGTTTTCAGGAACTTCCTTTTGTACATATTGAAAAAATGAATGTAGTACAGCTAGTCTATGGTTACGTGTTGAAATTGAACATTCTCTTTTTTCTTCAAGCCATTGAAGATATTCCACAACAAGTTCCTTTGTCAGTTGATTCATGCTTATTGTCTCAGGTCTCATCGACCTTTTTGTTGTGCAGAATACCAAGAAGAGTTTAAAAGTATCGCGATACGATGATATAGTATGTACACTCGCATTTTTCTGTCCAGGAAGGTATTTTGATAAAAAGTATGAAAGATATCTTGGAAAATCAGCATTATTCATCAAACTCACCACCTAGCGGTATAACGTAACCAAAGTCTGCTTCAACTCGATTAATGATATTAGGATACAGATCAGCAGTTAGCCTAAGATAATATTGTGTACCTCTAAAATCTGAATGCCCCATATATGCTGCAAGATATGGAAGGAGATTGGTCAATTCCTCACCTGAAAGAACCCAGCCTTTGAGGCACTTTACAGCAAAATTATGTCTCAAATCATGTACTCTAGGTCCTGCATCTGTGTGTGATATACCTGCATTCTGCAGATAGTCGCGAAAGCGACGGTACATTGTGCTCTGATCAATTCTTTTATTGTTCTTTGTAGTAAATAGATAAGCACTATCATTAGAATATCTATGGATTTTCTCCTTAAGCTCAATGATGCGTTCCGTTAGGCTGGGAGAAAGAGGGATTATACGGTCTTTATTATTTTTAGCGTGATATATAGTCAAAATACCTTCGGTAGGACTGAAATCACTTATGAGGAGGTTTAATGCTTCAGAAATTCTCATGCCAGTTCCATAAAGAAGTCGAAAGAATACAGGGTCAATAATACTCCTATTGGTATAAAATGAATCCTTCCAAGAGTCAATTGTATGGAAGATTTGTGCCATTTCTTCTTCAGTAAATATATACGGTACGTGAGTGCCTTGATTCTGTGGTGCTGACTTGATTTCAGGCACATAAACTTCATGAAATCCATTCTTCGTAAGGAACAAGGCAAAATCGTGCATGAGCCGTTCTTTCAAGTAGTAGCTAGATGGACGTTCTACAGCTGAATAAATAAATTCATTCAGCATGGGTTTTGTCAGGCGTGAGCCTGAGTAACCATTTCTGGAGTAGTATTCATCGAATCTTTTCAAATAGTGTTCCTGTTGGTTAAATCGAAATCCTGTCATTCGTTTCTCCTTAAGATAAGATATAAGCATATCGGAGATATCGCTTTGCCATTGGTATTTTTCTTTCATTACTGGAACACCTCCTCCGGATCTAAGGCACATTTTCTCAGCCCTTCAATATCTATCTTAATGTAGATACTGGTTGTGTTTATACTCTGATGGCCCAGTGTTTCTGAAATTACTGACAAAGGAGCTTTCGCTTCAAGCATATTTTTGGCTAAGGTGCTTCTTAGTGAATGCATACCACAAATGACACCAGATGGAATATTAATCCCCGCTGCCTCCATGTAGCGGCGCAGTTCTCTTTGAAAACACTCGTTTTCGCCGAAGGCATCAAAAGGAGCTCTATGTCTGACAAATATCCTGTTACTCGCTGTTCTAGGGCGGCCATTCTTAAGATAATCAATGAGCGCCCAACCTATATCATCTAGAATCGGCAACTCTATTGCTTTACAGGTTTTTTGCATTATAATACTGATTGTCTTACGACTCCAATTCAAATTGGAAAGCTGCATCCTGCGGATGTCACTAACTCTTAAACCAAGACGAACAATGAGAAGCAGTATTGCAAAGTCACGCTTACCCTTCGGGTCTCCCCTATCAATAATGGACAATAGTTTTTTTACATCTTCTGTTTTCCATGAGTAAGGAATAAAGGCATTCCGTAGGATTCTTATATGCGGTAAAGATGAGGCAATATCTATTTTTATAAATCCTGCTTCCTTCAGGAAAGATAAATAGTTACGCAACACATATACAACAGTGGCTACATACTTTGGTTTTGATTCTTCATAGTTAGCTAAAAACTTAGAAATAAGAACTGATGTGATCTTGCCTGAATTAGATATACCTTTTTCATCAAGGAAAGTGAGAAGTTTATGTATTATGTTATTGTTACATACTATAGTTGCATCTGCATAATTACGTTCTTGATATTCTTGTTGAAACTGCTTATATTCTTTCTCAAAGCCAGGTGGACAAATAAATGGTTGTATATGTGATCGAATAAAGAAGGATAGTTCGCCAGTTTCCATAAAGATTAGAAGATTTTGAACAGGTTTCATCACCCTACCTGTTTTACGGTCGGAAGACCCCCAGAATCCCTGGAGTTTAGTGCCAGTTTTACACTTAATATAATCCATTCCAACCTCTTCTGTTAATTTTGTGATGTTTTTTTCCTTCATGAACTTTAGGAGGCTGTTAAGTACACCTCGATGATTTTTGATGGTGGAAATGGCATATTCGCGTTCTGCCATTATTTTTACAACCGAGTTAATTGCATTGCTGATAGATTGTAAGTTATCCAAAATAATACTCATCCTTTCTTTTTATAGATAAGATAAGTATTGCCATATTATGGTGAGTGTTTTATGATAAAAATAAGATAAATTCAGGAAACATGTAGTTTACTCCACATAATGTGTGACTCTACATAATGCCTTTTATGTAGAGCTCTCCATAAAAGACACAGCTTTGCAACTCATCTTCTTGAAAGCGGAGTAGATATCTACTATATTCAAAGGCTCTTAGGTCATACTAATATAAAATCCACAAGT
The genomic region above belongs to Clostridium swellfunianum and contains:
- a CDS encoding site-specific integrase — protein: MAEREYAISTIKNHRGVLNSLLKFMKEKNITKLTEEVGMDYIKCKTGTKLQGFWGSSDRKTGRVMKPVQNLLIFMETGELSFFIRSHIQPFICPPGFEKEYKQFQQEYQERNYADATIVCNNNIIHKLLTFLDEKGISNSGKITSVLISKFLANYEESKPKYVATVVYVLRNYLSFLKEAGFIKIDIASSLPHIRILRNAFIPYSWKTEDVKKLLSIIDRGDPKGKRDFAILLLIVRLGLRVSDIRRMQLSNLNWSRKTISIIMQKTCKAIELPILDDIGWALIDYLKNGRPRTASNRIFVRHRAPFDAFGENECFQRELRRYMEAAGINIPSGVICGMHSLRSTLAKNMLEAKAPLSVISETLGHQSINTTSIYIKIDIEGLRKCALDPEEVFQ
- a CDS encoding site-specific integrase, translating into MTKLREQFKRDLELKGFSPKTQESYLRHISLFAKHYNKSPELLGTEEIKAYLHYLIAERNFSKSYVNQVYSGLKFLYETTLNRQWDMKKIPRAKKGLRYFQKAILRF
- a CDS encoding CPBP family intramembrane glutamic endopeptidase translates to MKKLQENKPIWHAVIWILMYILVVNIGDNISGSLGQANLPTVVLLIAFSIVLLIYLKKNNWFELYGFRKIGKAELTKALFFVPILATVFLHYLRGINKELGFKGFILAIALMLCVGFIEEVVFRGFLYQGILKESGMRRAVLISGITFAIGHIVNLLRGYTTADQINQVVIGIFIGITLALIVALTKSILPCILYHILFNISGTITYSNLKLETYMVVITSVVCVLYSVYMLKVFNLKKDSQKNMTV
- a CDS encoding tyrosine-type recombinase/integrase, which translates into the protein MKEKYQWQSDISDMLISYLKEKRMTGFRFNQQEHYLKRFDEYYSRNGYSGSRLTKPMLNEFIYSAVERPSSYYLKERLMHDFALFLTKNGFHEVYVPEIKSAPQNQGTHVPYIFTEEEMAQIFHTIDSWKDSFYTNRSIIDPVFFRLLYGTGMRISEALNLLISDFSPTEGILTIYHAKNNKDRIIPLSPSLTERIIELKEKIHRYSNDSAYLFTTKNNKRIDQSTMYRRFRDYLQNAGISHTDAGPRVHDLRHNFAVKCLKGWVLSGEELTNLLPYLAAYMGHSDFRGTQYYLRLTADLYPNIINRVEADFGYVIPLGGEFDE
- a CDS encoding DUF4342 domain-containing protein; its protein translation is MTVRMENIDELRRRTNVSYEAAKEALEKCNDDLLEAIIYLEKNNMVKSNAVCDNKESLWDKFKKLVKKGNNTRFIISKRGANILSIPVTLAVIITIIAPYVTCLALLVALVTGHRVRFEGKDMELDKVNQMMDKVADSVDCAKRKLSEDSNAEGTR
- a CDS encoding site-specific integrase; amino-acid sequence: MNNADFPRYLSYFLSKYLPGQKNASVHTISSYRDTFKLFLVFCTTKRSMRPETISMNQLTKELVVEYLQWLEEKRECSISTRNHRLAVLHSFFQYVQKEVPENLFEIQKILSIPNKKSQKGLVQYLTGTEIRILLQQPDSSTYEGFRDMVLLSVLYDTGARVQELTEIRIKDIRLSDPSVITLHGKGNKIRQVPLMGGTSELLEKYLKIKKYHFGLAKTDNYLFTNQKNQKLSRWGVSYILNKYVEMAREKSLFKVNFHITPHVLRHAKAMHLLQSGVNLIYIRDFLGHADCSTTEIYARADSEMKRKAIENAYVDLVPDEIPRWEEDGDLMKWLNGLCE
- a CDS encoding tyrosine-type recombinase/integrase — protein: MGYEKNTESKERLTLLSEGNLKILRDYFKYFRPIDWLFPGAEKDNPLSTRSVEKIMDKAVKKSGITRPVTVHTLRHYVESNIMGST